A stretch of Spirosoma oryzicola DNA encodes these proteins:
- a CDS encoding cellulase family glycosylhydrolase, which translates to MKRLLVIVCLVVAFSAFGQKDARWSAEKAKAWYAKEPFLVGSNYAPANAINELEMFQAESFDPATIDKELAMAESIGMNTMRVFLHDLLWQDPAGFTKRLDQFLGICAKHKIRPMLVLFDSCWDPYPKLGKQHEPVPGIHNSGWVQSPGAAALTDVSQYPRLEAYVKGVVSAFKNDKRILAWDLWNEPDNTNDNSYGKNEKNIEPANKVAIVTNLLPHVFQWARAAGASQPLTSGVWVYRGPADWQNPEKWTPMEKVQFENSDIITFHQYSNPTELEKVIPALQSMGRPVICTEYMARGVNSKFQTHLPIAKKAKIGMINWGFVAGKTQTFLPWDSWQKPYVNGREPAIWFHEVFKQDGTPVDPAEVAAIKQATGK; encoded by the coding sequence ATGAAGCGTTTATTAGTTATAGTCTGTCTGGTCGTCGCGTTTAGTGCTTTTGGACAAAAGGATGCCCGCTGGTCAGCCGAGAAGGCAAAGGCGTGGTACGCGAAAGAACCATTTCTGGTCGGGTCAAACTACGCACCGGCTAATGCGATCAACGAGCTGGAAATGTTTCAGGCCGAAAGTTTTGACCCGGCAACGATTGACAAAGAGCTGGCAATGGCCGAGAGCATTGGGATGAATACCATGCGGGTTTTTTTGCATGATCTGCTCTGGCAGGACCCGGCGGGTTTTACCAAGCGGCTGGATCAGTTTTTAGGCATTTGCGCCAAGCATAAAATCCGCCCGATGCTGGTCTTGTTCGACTCGTGCTGGGACCCGTACCCAAAACTGGGTAAGCAGCATGAGCCGGTACCCGGTATTCACAATTCCGGCTGGGTACAAAGTCCGGGAGCTGCGGCTTTGACCGATGTATCGCAATATCCCCGTCTGGAAGCCTACGTTAAAGGTGTTGTCAGCGCGTTTAAGAACGACAAGCGGATACTGGCCTGGGATCTCTGGAATGAGCCTGACAACACGAACGACAACAGCTACGGGAAGAACGAGAAAAACATCGAACCGGCAAACAAAGTAGCCATTGTGACCAACCTGTTACCCCACGTCTTTCAATGGGCGCGGGCTGCTGGTGCCTCACAGCCGTTGACGTCGGGCGTGTGGGTGTATCGGGGTCCAGCCGACTGGCAGAATCCGGAAAAATGGACGCCAATGGAAAAGGTGCAATTTGAAAACTCGGACATTATCACGTTCCATCAATACTCGAATCCGACAGAATTGGAGAAAGTTATTCCAGCGCTGCAATCGATGGGCCGTCCGGTCATCTGCACCGAATACATGGCGCGGGGCGTGAACAGTAAATTCCAGACACACCTGCCCATCGCTAAAAAAGCAAAGATAGGCATGATCAACTGGGGGTTTGTTGCTGGTAAAACGCAGACGTTCCTTCCCTGGGATAGCTGGCAGAAGCCCTACGTCAATGGGCGAGAGCCGGCAATCTGGTTCCACGAAGTGTTCAAGCAGGATGGTACGCCCGTCGATCCGGCTGAAGTCGCTGCTATTAAACAGGCAACGGGTAAATAA
- a CDS encoding glycoside hydrolase family 43 protein encodes MLCLLLLVGLSHYATAQRTFTNPVKSSGPDPWVFQKDGWYYYMNTTGRNLTLWRTRNMADLATAESKVVYTPPTGQAYSKDLWAPEIHAFNGRWYIYFSADSLNNLSHRIWVIENESADPMQGEWVMKGKIGDKDDHWEIDMSVIDFNGQLYASWSGWEGPTNGRQDIYIARLKNPWTIDGDRVKISQPDLPWEMHGDVPQEWQKNGEVPKIYVNEGPEFLRHNDKLFIVYSANACWLDYCLGLLTYNGKGDLLSPASWTKSPEPVFTQAPENGVWAPGHGGFFQSANGKEDWMIYHANPSATDGCGNKRAPRIQPFTWNADGTPNFGKPVGNIPIPVPAEQ; translated from the coding sequence CTGCTTTGTCTGCTTTTGCTGGTTGGTCTAAGTCATTACGCCACGGCCCAGCGCACATTTACCAATCCCGTCAAATCGTCCGGCCCCGATCCCTGGGTATTCCAAAAAGACGGTTGGTACTATTACATGAACACGACGGGACGCAATCTGACGCTTTGGCGTACCCGCAACATGGCCGATCTGGCTACGGCTGAATCGAAAGTTGTGTACACACCGCCCACCGGACAAGCGTATTCAAAGGATTTGTGGGCCCCCGAAATTCATGCCTTTAACGGACGCTGGTACATTTATTTCTCCGCTGACTCGCTCAACAATCTGTCGCACCGCATATGGGTAATCGAAAACGAATCCGCCGATCCGATGCAGGGGGAGTGGGTAATGAAGGGAAAAATTGGCGACAAAGATGACCACTGGGAAATCGATATGTCGGTGATTGACTTCAACGGACAATTATACGCGAGTTGGTCGGGTTGGGAAGGGCCAACAAACGGGCGGCAGGATATTTACATTGCCCGGCTCAAAAATCCCTGGACTATCGACGGTGACCGTGTCAAGATTTCGCAGCCCGATCTGCCGTGGGAAATGCACGGGGATGTACCCCAGGAATGGCAGAAAAACGGGGAAGTACCCAAAATATACGTGAACGAAGGACCCGAGTTCTTGCGTCACAACGATAAGCTGTTCATTGTTTACTCGGCCAACGCCTGCTGGCTCGATTACTGCCTGGGCTTATTGACGTACAACGGCAAAGGCGATTTATTGAGCCCTGCTAGCTGGACCAAGAGCCCGGAGCCTGTGTTTACGCAAGCCCCGGAGAATGGCGTATGGGCACCGGGACACGGCGGATTTTTTCAGTCGGCCAACGGGAAGGAAGATTGGATGATCTACCACGCGAACCCGTCTGCTACGGATGGTTGTGGCAACAAACGCGCCCCGCGTATTCAGCCTTTTACGTGGAATGCCGACGGAACACCTAACTTTGGCAAACCGGTTGGTAACATACCCATTCCGGTGCCCGCAGAACAGTAG
- a CDS encoding Fur family transcriptional regulator, with product MQEPQSLLATARAKLEKSLLAKGLRRSGERFAILEEVYSRNDHFDAEELFQAMQQKSYRVSRATVYNTLDVLLDCGLVRKHRFGEDDNSKSRYEKSLGRQQHAHLVCTVCHRVKEFCDPRLHLIQTNVGNALQFEVESHSLVFYGQCTDDSCETKPNEAAQEVAKKRNDAV from the coding sequence ATGCAGGAACCACAATCATTACTCGCCACAGCACGCGCAAAACTGGAAAAGTCGCTACTCGCGAAAGGCTTGCGCCGGTCGGGGGAGCGGTTCGCCATACTGGAAGAAGTATATTCCCGAAACGATCATTTCGACGCGGAGGAATTGTTTCAGGCGATGCAGCAGAAATCGTATCGAGTCAGCCGTGCAACGGTCTACAACACGCTTGATGTGCTGTTGGATTGCGGATTGGTTCGCAAACACCGCTTCGGCGAAGATGATAACAGCAAAAGCCGCTATGAAAAATCGCTGGGACGGCAACAGCACGCGCATTTGGTCTGTACGGTTTGTCATCGGGTAAAAGAATTCTGCGACCCACGTCTGCACTTGATTCAAACGAATGTTGGTAACGCGTTGCAGTTTGAAGTAGAGTCTCACTCACTGGTCTTTTACGGACAATGTACCGACGATTCATGCGAGACGAAGCCGAATGAGGCTGCTCAGGAGGTAGCTAAAAAGCGCAACGATGCGGTTTAG
- the tsaD gene encoding tRNA (adenosine(37)-N6)-threonylcarbamoyltransferase complex transferase subunit TsaD: MNILAIESSCDETSAAVLANGQLKSNIIATQLIHEQYGGVVPELASRAHQQHILPVVERALADANIAKTDLSAIAFTRGPGLLGSLLVGTSFAKAMALGLSIPLIEVNHMQAHVLAHFIDDQHDDRSRPKPGFPFLCLTVSGGHTQLVRINSPLEMVVIGQTQDDAVGEAFDKSAKLLGLPYPGGPLIDKYAKEGNPLAYKFPMGEMSGLDFSFSGIKTAILYFLRDNIKANPAFITENLADICASIQHTLVQMLLNKLKRAARETGIRDIAIAGGVSANSGLRSALTKLGDEQGWTVFIPRFEYCTDNAAMIAMAAQFKYEQSDFTAQTVSPLPRMSF, from the coding sequence GTGAATATTTTAGCGATTGAATCCTCCTGTGACGAAACATCAGCGGCCGTTTTAGCCAACGGTCAGTTGAAATCCAATATCATCGCCACCCAACTGATTCACGAACAATACGGCGGTGTTGTGCCCGAATTAGCGTCGCGCGCTCACCAGCAGCATATATTACCCGTTGTCGAACGTGCCTTAGCCGACGCAAATATAGCCAAAACCGACCTGTCGGCCATTGCCTTTACGCGCGGACCGGGCCTGCTGGGGTCGCTGCTGGTTGGTACGTCGTTCGCCAAAGCGATGGCGTTGGGCCTCTCGATCCCACTTATTGAGGTCAACCACATGCAGGCGCACGTACTGGCCCATTTTATTGACGATCAGCATGATGATCGTTCACGTCCGAAGCCAGGCTTTCCGTTCCTGTGTCTAACCGTCAGTGGTGGACATACGCAGCTGGTACGCATCAACAGTCCGCTTGAGATGGTCGTGATCGGACAAACGCAGGACGATGCGGTTGGGGAAGCATTCGACAAATCAGCGAAGTTGCTCGGCCTGCCCTACCCCGGCGGTCCGCTAATCGATAAATACGCGAAAGAAGGCAACCCGCTGGCTTACAAGTTTCCAATGGGCGAAATGTCGGGCCTGGACTTCTCGTTCAGTGGAATAAAAACGGCTATCCTTTATTTTTTGCGCGATAATATAAAAGCAAATCCGGCTTTCATTACCGAGAATCTAGCTGATATCTGTGCCAGTATCCAGCATACACTGGTACAAATGTTGCTGAACAAACTAAAACGGGCTGCCCGCGAAACCGGTATCCGGGATATTGCCATTGCCGGGGGCGTATCGGCCAACAGCGGTTTACGCTCAGCCTTGACAAAACTCGGTGACGAACAAGGCTGGACGGTGTTTATCCCGCGTTTTGAGTACTGTACCGATAATGCAGCTATGATTGCGATGGCCGCTCAATTCAAGTACGAACAAAGCGATTTCACCGCGCAGACAGTCAGTCCACTACCCCGAATGAGTTTTTAA
- a CDS encoding DUF6686 family protein, with protein MEHQHQLKCLTQQENGYIGYCAGCQSYNVAYKNMLFILSDQEFSLFRQAIADRVGMRPFYTMHGKEWLLKTPMPKYHLMLNDEEIEELCQMMSDAELLKEVDTILQTSAENNRQEN; from the coding sequence ATGGAGCATCAGCATCAGTTGAAGTGCCTGACTCAACAGGAAAACGGTTATATCGGGTATTGCGCCGGTTGTCAGTCCTACAACGTGGCTTATAAGAATATGCTATTCATACTGTCGGATCAGGAGTTTTCGCTCTTTCGTCAGGCGATAGCCGACCGGGTTGGTATGCGTCCCTTCTACACGATGCATGGAAAAGAGTGGTTGCTGAAAACGCCCATGCCCAAATATCACCTGATGCTTAATGATGAGGAGATTGAGGAGCTATGCCAGATGATGAGTGATGCGGAACTGTTGAAGGAAGTGGATACGATTTTACAGACATCAGCCGAAAATAATCGCCAGGAAAACTGA
- a CDS encoding aldose epimerase family protein, with the protein MQKLILPVLAATLIGLNACQPANKSEQKATDSVAVATGDTTAMIDAKLPDPASFGGEVEGKKAQLFILKNKDIQVAISNYGARIVGLLVPDKNGKMTDVAPGFSTVAEYQKPDGAFFGPVVGRFGNRIAKGKFTLDGKPYSLELNNNGNTLHSGPSGFHNHVWDAKQVDDKTVEMTYVSKDGEGGFPGTVTTKVTFSLTDDDALKIVYSGKTDKATPYNPTSHGFFNLNGEGSGTVNDHVVMINADKYSVVDKGLIPQGEPASVEGTPFDFRKPTAIGARVNEKNEQLTFAGGYDHNWVLNKTKPGEMTTAAEVIGDKSGIKMQVLTTEPAMQFYGGNFFKGTDIGKYGKPTVYRGAFAMETQHYPDSPNHPSYPTTILKPGQTYSQTTEYRFSTVK; encoded by the coding sequence ATGCAAAAACTAATTCTTCCGGTCCTTGCGGCCACGCTGATCGGCCTGAACGCCTGTCAACCCGCCAACAAATCAGAACAAAAAGCAACCGATTCAGTCGCCGTAGCAACCGGTGATACGACCGCTATGATTGACGCTAAACTTCCTGATCCCGCTTCGTTCGGTGGCGAAGTAGAAGGCAAAAAAGCCCAGCTGTTCATTCTCAAAAATAAAGATATTCAGGTCGCTATCTCCAATTACGGCGCTCGTATTGTCGGTTTACTGGTGCCGGACAAAAACGGAAAAATGACCGATGTCGCTCCTGGTTTCTCGACTGTGGCGGAGTACCAAAAACCGGATGGCGCTTTTTTTGGCCCCGTCGTGGGGCGGTTTGGCAACCGGATCGCAAAAGGGAAATTCACGCTGGACGGTAAACCGTATTCACTCGAATTAAATAACAACGGCAATACGCTGCACAGTGGACCGAGCGGTTTCCATAACCACGTTTGGGATGCCAAGCAGGTGGATGATAAAACCGTTGAAATGACTTACGTCTCGAAAGATGGCGAAGGTGGTTTTCCGGGTACGGTAACAACCAAGGTGACGTTCTCGCTGACCGATGATGATGCCCTGAAAATTGTTTACTCGGGCAAAACGGACAAAGCAACACCGTACAACCCAACTAGTCACGGGTTCTTCAACCTGAACGGGGAAGGAAGCGGTACCGTCAACGATCACGTAGTGATGATCAATGCCGATAAATATTCCGTGGTTGACAAAGGGCTTATCCCACAAGGTGAACCCGCTTCTGTGGAAGGAACGCCTTTTGATTTTCGGAAACCGACCGCTATTGGTGCGCGCGTGAACGAGAAAAACGAACAGCTTACATTCGCCGGTGGGTACGACCACAACTGGGTACTAAACAAAACCAAGCCGGGCGAAATGACGACCGCTGCCGAAGTGATTGGTGATAAATCGGGCATCAAGATGCAGGTGCTGACGACCGAGCCTGCCATGCAGTTCTACGGTGGTAACTTCTTCAAAGGCACGGACATCGGTAAGTACGGTAAACCAACCGTCTACCGGGGCGCTTTTGCCATGGAAACGCAGCACTATCCCGATTCGCCGAACCATCCATCGTATCCAACTACAATCCTGAAACCTGGTCAGACCTACAGTCAGACGACGGAGTATCGGTTTTCGACGGTCAAGTAA
- a CDS encoding MOSC domain-containing protein translates to MTTISELHIYPIKSLRGISVAEAVVEAKGLQYDRRFMLVSPNGQFITQRANPQMALIDVAIDKDQLRVWHVNRPDDVLVLPLVVPEQTSTSQETMSVTIWDSHDVPAMTVSAEADQWFSEVLGQPCRLVFMPETTHRAVDPEYARQDDAVSFADGYPYLLIGQASLDDLNRRLPTDEPAKPLDMLRFRPSIVVTESAPYEEDTWAHFRISDIDFYGVKPCARCVLTTIDPATGQKGKEPLRTLATYRQWKNKILFGQNVLAGSSEDLPLGILRVGQVVEVVSHQEPRLQPPIE, encoded by the coding sequence ATGACCACTATCTCCGAACTCCATATTTATCCCATAAAATCGTTGCGGGGTATTTCCGTAGCCGAAGCAGTTGTTGAAGCCAAAGGACTCCAATACGACCGGCGATTTATGCTGGTTTCACCCAACGGACAATTTATCACCCAACGGGCGAATCCGCAGATGGCCTTGATTGATGTAGCGATTGACAAGGATCAGCTCCGCGTCTGGCATGTCAACCGTCCCGACGATGTGCTGGTGTTACCGCTAGTGGTGCCTGAACAGACGAGCACGTCGCAGGAAACCATGTCGGTAACTATCTGGGATAGTCACGATGTGCCAGCCATGACGGTGAGTGCGGAAGCGGACCAGTGGTTTTCGGAGGTGCTTGGACAACCTTGCCGACTGGTGTTTATGCCCGAAACCACCCACCGGGCGGTCGATCCGGAGTACGCGCGGCAGGATGATGCGGTCAGTTTTGCCGATGGGTATCCATACCTGCTCATTGGGCAGGCTTCGCTCGATGACTTGAACCGGCGATTGCCCACTGATGAGCCGGCCAAACCGCTTGACATGCTTCGGTTTCGACCGAGTATTGTCGTTACAGAAAGCGCCCCCTACGAGGAAGACACCTGGGCGCATTTTCGAATTAGCGACATCGATTTTTACGGAGTAAAACCCTGCGCCCGCTGCGTACTGACGACGATTGATCCGGCAACAGGGCAAAAAGGCAAAGAGCCGCTACGCACCCTGGCAACGTACCGCCAGTGGAAAAACAAGATTCTGTTCGGTCAGAATGTCCTGGCCGGTTCGAGCGAGGATCTACCGCTAGGTATTCTTCGCGTTGGGCAGGTTGTGGAGGTGGTTAGTCATCAGGAGCCGAGACTACAGCCTCCCATTGAGTAA
- a CDS encoding translocation/assembly module TamB domain-containing protein — protein MRQFFAIFLKTLLYLLLTAVGLLLGVVLGLQVPAVQTRVVSELATRLSEKLQFPVDIQHVSIKWFDSLTLTGVRIRDREGRPMIQVGRLDADYNLRNLIDSSAHNIHLDEVVLYRPDVRMIKNPKTGDTNLDEFIARIEELTSDPTKPSVPNQNVPFTISHIHLVEGAYTLEDPREPFMRDPKSFDYNHFTLKNLTAEVSNFLVLGDTIALDIKGLTGFDRDSRLKIRRLDTRFLYCNTKMELAKLHAHIGSSVIRNSLTFFYDKPSAFSNFNSRVLMVANFRDSEVKSKDLGLFSDYLRELNETWYLTGIFTGTVNDFRLSHTDLRFGPNGRSRLAGDIAWKGLPDMDRTTVDFNFTPSQVNMADIRQYYPDTSFNHTIQKLGTVSFDAKFAGAFDDFKTKGTFRTGIGSVTGDLALKLADNADRTTYSANLKSENLELGQLIDQPDQFGKLDGEGRINGHGTDLERANIDIDSRLTRFGWQGYDYRNIVAQGNLQKAFFQGQLILNDVNLDFALNGEFDLRGPQNRYDLHGTVRHADFRALGYLDDSLVVKTDLDVKLEGSKLDDIVGNAYFQNGELTLGKRRLSVGTLALMSSIERKDSVGTQRYFDLDSDFLTTRLQGNFQPQRTIDDLKRLAREYQMHFAGDAVGMKAYYEQKQRHAHTNRSKVIPRYGLDFQFIAKDIAPLMAFLSPAVHVAPATRLEGRFMADNTSFLTANVKTDSLQFGKIGFGPTELDVTTSKFTYSEEVLASAIVSSDRQTFSTVLPTRNLQAEASWDVDHISFTSSIDQAGSSNRANLNGQMYFKGDAVDLTFNQSKVRVLDGDWTLNPQSLIRKVGDEYTIRNLSVLNQNQLIQASGKLSSDSVQRLNVQAQNFRLRSLNPLLNTTLGGILNGTVTVRDIYATPIFESEFSVDTLSYQQALVGDLRGRAKWDQLTQKLNVNVNLNRSGADVLTLRGSYTPQQKTDPLALKASLNDADLHILEAFTTDLFSNLGGTASGVVAITGTPTAPVLNGDVSVSGGRGRFDYLKADFTFDDKIYFGENEIITRKLTLRDPDGNTAQVRGGVYHDGFRYFTLGFDADLKNFRILNTSAKDNDLFYGQALVTGKAELYGPINNLTIRANVASNKGTRIYIPLDGATSLTSDDQIRFVNRSSSPSSKTVTNATNGSGTTTSELDMSRIQMDFNFNITPDAYCEIQLDRQTGDIIKAYGQGRLAMKVDTKGDFSMTGNYEIQRGEYTFTFQNIINKRFQIRPNSRITWTGDPYGALLDVAAAYTQYTSLSPLLPVSSTGGDQTRRYPVDLIIKLNGDLGSPAISYDLDVKEYPASSDFRQAVTAFKSRIQSNDQELTRQVSSVLLFNQLLPEGTNLFDQGQVNSGVANSVSELISNQISRLASNLDENLDIGVSIGGFTSGNTQNENLLNNLQLRFSYRLLNDRLRISRDGGFTYGQSQYNAASLLGEWTLEYFITPDGRFRAKVYNRNQQSILGQYSLNSTITTGGGLSFLYTRSFNRLFGSKRNAPGLAPVEKPASEPIAPSPITTSAGSGRTAF, from the coding sequence ATGCGTCAATTCTTTGCCATATTCCTTAAAACGCTGCTGTACCTGCTGCTCACAGCAGTTGGCTTGCTATTGGGTGTGGTATTGGGATTACAGGTTCCGGCTGTTCAGACGCGGGTAGTAAGCGAACTGGCGACGCGCTTATCAGAAAAGCTTCAATTTCCGGTTGATATTCAACATGTATCAATTAAATGGTTTGATTCGCTTACGCTGACGGGCGTTCGAATCCGCGATCGGGAAGGGCGACCCATGATTCAGGTGGGGCGGCTCGATGCGGACTACAACCTGCGAAACCTGATCGACTCGTCGGCGCATAACATTCATCTGGACGAGGTAGTGCTGTATCGGCCCGACGTACGGATGATCAAAAATCCGAAAACGGGTGATACGAACCTGGATGAATTCATTGCCCGCATCGAAGAACTGACCTCCGACCCCACGAAGCCGAGCGTCCCGAATCAAAATGTGCCTTTCACGATTAGCCACATTCATCTGGTTGAGGGAGCGTACACGCTTGAAGATCCGCGCGAACCCTTTATGCGCGATCCGAAAAGTTTCGATTATAACCATTTCACCTTAAAAAACCTTACCGCCGAAGTCTCGAATTTTCTGGTGCTCGGTGATACGATTGCACTTGACATCAAGGGGTTGACGGGATTTGACCGCGATTCGCGATTAAAAATTCGGCGGCTTGACACACGCTTCCTGTATTGCAATACCAAAATGGAGCTGGCCAAGCTGCACGCGCACATTGGTAGTTCAGTAATTCGCAATAGTCTGACGTTTTTCTACGACAAACCGTCGGCTTTCAGCAATTTTAACAGCCGGGTGCTAATGGTCGCAAATTTTCGCGACAGCGAAGTGAAATCGAAAGACCTGGGGTTGTTCTCCGATTACCTGCGGGAGCTAAACGAAACTTGGTATCTAACCGGTATTTTTACCGGTACGGTCAATGATTTTCGGCTGAGCCATACCGACCTGCGCTTTGGACCGAATGGACGAAGCCGGTTGGCGGGTGATATTGCCTGGAAAGGACTGCCCGACATGGACCGAACAACGGTTGACTTCAATTTTACGCCTTCGCAGGTCAATATGGCCGATATTCGGCAGTACTATCCCGATACATCGTTCAACCATACAATTCAGAAACTCGGAACGGTTAGTTTCGACGCCAAGTTTGCCGGGGCATTCGACGATTTCAAGACGAAAGGAACATTCCGAACCGGCATTGGCAGCGTCACGGGTGACCTTGCCCTCAAGCTAGCCGATAACGCGGATCGGACGACGTATTCGGCTAATCTGAAAAGCGAGAATCTGGAACTCGGTCAATTGATCGATCAGCCGGATCAGTTTGGCAAGCTTGATGGAGAAGGGCGCATCAATGGCCACGGAACGGATCTCGAACGAGCTAATATTGACATCGACAGTCGGCTGACCCGGTTTGGCTGGCAGGGCTATGATTACCGCAACATTGTAGCGCAGGGCAATTTGCAAAAAGCCTTTTTCCAGGGGCAACTCATTTTAAATGACGTCAATCTGGATTTTGCGCTGAACGGTGAATTTGATTTGCGCGGTCCCCAAAATCGCTATGATCTGCACGGTACGGTGCGGCACGCCGACTTTAGAGCGCTGGGGTATCTGGATGATTCGCTGGTTGTAAAAACTGATCTGGATGTCAAGCTGGAAGGCAGTAAACTCGATGACATTGTCGGCAACGCGTATTTTCAAAACGGTGAATTGACGCTGGGTAAGCGTCGGCTCAGCGTCGGAACGCTCGCGCTTATGTCGTCCATCGAACGGAAGGATTCAGTCGGCACGCAGCGCTACTTTGACCTTGATTCTGATTTTCTGACAACCCGGCTACAAGGGAATTTTCAGCCTCAGCGCACGATTGATGACCTGAAACGACTCGCGCGCGAATACCAGATGCATTTCGCCGGAGATGCCGTCGGGATGAAGGCTTACTATGAGCAAAAACAACGGCATGCGCATACTAATCGGAGTAAAGTTATCCCACGGTATGGGCTTGACTTTCAGTTTATAGCCAAAGATATAGCACCATTAATGGCGTTTTTGAGCCCGGCGGTACACGTCGCTCCGGCGACCCGTCTTGAGGGGCGTTTTATGGCTGACAACACGTCGTTTCTAACGGCAAACGTCAAAACGGATTCATTACAGTTCGGTAAAATCGGGTTTGGACCAACGGAATTGGATGTAACGACTTCCAAATTCACGTATAGCGAAGAAGTGTTGGCATCGGCGATTGTTTCCTCGGATCGACAAACGTTCAGTACCGTATTGCCTACGCGTAATCTTCAGGCGGAAGCCTCCTGGGATGTCGATCACATCAGTTTTACCAGTAGCATTGATCAGGCGGGTAGTTCGAACCGGGCTAATCTGAACGGTCAGATGTACTTCAAGGGGGATGCGGTCGATCTTACGTTCAACCAGTCGAAAGTACGGGTGCTGGATGGCGACTGGACACTTAACCCCCAAAGTTTGATTCGGAAAGTTGGCGACGAGTATACGATACGAAATCTGTCGGTCTTGAATCAGAACCAACTGATTCAGGCATCGGGAAAGCTTTCATCCGATTCGGTACAACGGCTCAATGTGCAGGCGCAGAATTTCCGGCTTCGGTCACTGAATCCCTTGTTGAATACAACGCTTGGCGGGATTCTCAACGGAACCGTGACCGTGCGTGATATCTACGCAACACCAATTTTCGAAAGCGAATTTTCAGTCGATACTTTGTCGTATCAGCAGGCACTGGTGGGCGATCTGCGGGGGCGGGCCAAGTGGGATCAACTGACCCAAAAGCTCAATGTTAATGTGAACCTGAATCGGAGTGGAGCCGATGTGCTCACGTTACGAGGAAGCTATACTCCTCAGCAAAAAACTGACCCATTAGCGTTGAAAGCAAGCCTTAACGACGCTGATCTGCACATTCTGGAGGCTTTTACCACAGATTTGTTTTCCAATCTGGGTGGTACGGCCAGCGGGGTTGTTGCTATCACCGGGACGCCAACGGCTCCGGTTCTAAACGGCGATGTGAGCGTAAGTGGTGGACGCGGGCGCTTTGATTACCTGAAAGCCGATTTCACGTTCGACGATAAAATTTACTTTGGCGAAAATGAAATCATTACCCGGAAGCTGACCCTGCGTGATCCAGACGGTAACACGGCTCAGGTGCGCGGGGGTGTTTACCACGATGGTTTCCGGTACTTTACGTTGGGTTTCGACGCCGACCTGAAAAACTTCAGAATCCTGAATACATCGGCAAAGGACAATGACCTGTTCTACGGTCAGGCGTTGGTAACGGGTAAGGCTGAATTGTACGGACCAATCAACAACCTGACTATTCGTGCCAACGTTGCCAGCAACAAGGGAACGCGCATTTACATTCCGCTGGATGGAGCAACCTCACTAACGTCCGACGACCAGATTCGCTTTGTGAACCGGAGCAGTTCGCCGAGTAGCAAAACCGTGACCAATGCCACAAACGGCTCGGGAACGACTACGTCCGAACTGGACATGTCGCGCATCCAGATGGATTTCAACTTCAACATCACACCCGATGCGTATTGTGAAATTCAGCTGGACCGGCAAACGGGCGATATCATCAAGGCGTATGGACAAGGACGCTTAGCGATGAAAGTGGATACGAAGGGTGATTTCTCCATGACGGGTAATTACGAAATCCAGCGGGGTGAATACACGTTTACGTTTCAGAATATCATCAACAAACGCTTCCAGATTCGGCCAAACAGCCGGATTACCTGGACGGGCGATCCGTATGGTGCCCTACTGGATGTAGCAGCCGCTTACACCCAATATACATCCTTGTCGCCCCTATTGCCAGTATCGAGCACGGGTGGCGATCAGACGCGCCGGTATCCGGTCGATCTGATCATTAAACTAAACGGCGACTTGGGATCTCCGGCGATCAGCTACGATCTGGACGTGAAAGAATATCCGGCTTCTTCGGACTTCAGACAGGCCGTAACGGCATTCAAATCCAGAATTCAAAGCAACGATCAGGAGCTGACGCGTCAGGTCAGTAGCGTTCTGCTGTTCAATCAGCTACTACCCGAAGGAACCAACCTCTTCGATCAAGGGCAAGTCAACTCTGGAGTCGCCAACAGCGTAAGTGAATTGATCTCAAACCAGATCAGTCGGCTGGCGTCAAACTTGGACGAGAACCTGGACATCGGCGTGTCTATCGGCGGATTCACCAGCGGTAATACCCAAAACGAAAACCTGCTCAACAATTTGCAGCTTCGCTTTTCGTACCGGCTTCTGAATGACCGCTTACGCATCAGCCGGGATGGCGGATTCACGTACGGTCAGAGTCAATACAACGCGGCTAGCTTGCTCGGGGAGTGGACGTTGGAGTATTTTATTACCCCCGATGGTCGGTTCCGGGCTAAAGTGTATAACCGCAACCAGCAAAGCATATTGGGGCAATACAGTCTCAACAGTACTATTACAACGGGTGGTGGGCTAAGCTTTCTGTACACCCGTTCGTTCAATCGCCTGTTTGGCAGCAAGCGCAATGCCCCCGGCTTAGCACCGGTAGAAAAACCAGCCAGTGAGCCAATTGCACCAAGCCCGATCACGACTTCAGCGGGCAGCGGCAGAACCGCGTTTTAA